The following coding sequences lie in one Lolium perenne isolate Kyuss_39 chromosome 2, Kyuss_2.0, whole genome shotgun sequence genomic window:
- the LOC127320802 gene encoding uncharacterized protein isoform X1, with protein sequence MATLVPDLPDELVHEILFRLPPDEPACLFRLSVLSNLWRSLLSDPGFHHNYRKFNRTPPMLGFIYNSEVSSVSRFVPTTGSSLPCTFDPQLADFTVCDCRHGRVLLDNGEVPMELVVWDPMTDRRKEVSDPRRSLFYLGTAVLCAVDGCDHASCHKGPFHVVFVGIDAEVGSVTAYKYSSETGEWSTPTSELSLVDEHHFVVELDLFDELDPVDDGYLTAMHSVLVEDSLHFLLMSGPQGARILKYDIGRHYLSLIVLPAAAAVYDRGTLLMATEDGRLGVAHLDKLSLHLWSREVGPDGIAAWTEHRVINLIPFLPIGDPAIKLELIGSVEGANIIFATTDLGVYAIDLKLLRSRKLCEGQDIRPLFPFMSFYNPPVSAE encoded by the exons ATGGCGACGCTCGTTCCAGATCTGCCGGACGAACTTGTCCATGAGATCCTCTTCCGCCTCCCGCCAGATGAGCCCGCATGCCTTTTCCGCCTCTCCGTACTCTCCAATCTCTGGCGCAGTCTCCTCTCCGATCCTGGTTTCCACCACAACTACCGCAAGTTCAATCGGACGCCTCCTATGCTTGGCTTCATCTACAACAGTGAGGTGAGCTCCGTCAGTCGCTTTGTCCCCACCACTGGGTCCTCCCTCCCATGCACTTTTGACCCCCAGCTGGCTGACTTCACCGTGTGCGACTGCCGCCACGGCCgtgtcctcctcgacaacggtgAGGTGCCGATGGAGCTTGTGGTCTGGGACCCAATGACGGACCGCCGAAAAGAGGTGAGCGACCCCCGCAGGTCTTTGTTCTATCTCGGGACCGCGGTGCTATGTGCTGTGGACGGCTGCGACCACGCCAGCTGCCACAAGGGCCCTTTCCATGTTGTTTTTGTCGGTATTGATGCGGAGGTGGGGAGTGTAACCGCCTACAAGTACTCGTCGGAGACGGGTGAGTGGAGCACGCCGACGTCTGAGCTTTCCCTCGTCGACGAGCATCACTTTGTCGTGGAGCTTGACCTCTTCGACGAGCTTGACCCCGTCGATGACGGCTACCTTACTGCGATGCACAGTGTGCTCGTTGAAGACTCCCTCCACTTCCTCCTCATGTCTGGGCCACAAGGCGCTCGAATTCTCAAGTACGACATAGGAAGGCATTACCTCTCTTTGATTGTCCTGCCGGCAGCGGCGGCTGTTTACGACCGGGGCACCCTTCTCATGGCAACAGAGGATGGAAGGCTGGGAGTCGCCCACCTGGACAAGCTCAGCCTTCACCTGTGGTCAAGGGAGGTGGGTCCTGACGGAATTGCAGCATGGACAGAACATAGAGTCATTAACCTCATACCGTTTCTCCCCATTGGAGATCCTGCGATCAAACTGGAGTTGATTGGCTCCGTGGAGGGTGCCAATATCATCTTCGCCACCACAGATCTTGGTGTCTACGCTATTGATCTCAAGTTGCTGCGGTCAAGAAAGTTGTGTGAAGGACAAGACATTCGGCCgctcttccccttcatgagcttctACAATCCACCAG TTTCTGCAGAATGA
- the LOC127320802 gene encoding uncharacterized protein isoform X2: MATLVPDLPDELVHEILFRLPPDEPACLFRLSVLSNLWRSLLSDPGFHHNYRKFNRTPPMLGFIYNSEVSSVSRFVPTTGSSLPCTFDPQLADFTVCDCRHGRVLLDNGEVPMELVVWDPMTDRRKEVSDPRRSLFYLGTAVLCAVDGCDHASCHKGPFHVVFVGIDAEVGSVTAYKYSSETGEWSTPTSELSLVDEHHFVVELDLFDELDPVDDGYLTAMHSVLVEDSLHFLLMSGPQGARILKYDIGRHYLSLIVLPAAAAVYDRGTLLMATEDGRLGVAHLDKLSLHLWSREVGPDGIAAWTEHRVINLIPFLPIGDPAIKLELIGSVEGANIIFATTDLGVYAIDLKLLRSRKLCEGQDIRPLFPFMSFYNPPE; encoded by the exons ATGGCGACGCTCGTTCCAGATCTGCCGGACGAACTTGTCCATGAGATCCTCTTCCGCCTCCCGCCAGATGAGCCCGCATGCCTTTTCCGCCTCTCCGTACTCTCCAATCTCTGGCGCAGTCTCCTCTCCGATCCTGGTTTCCACCACAACTACCGCAAGTTCAATCGGACGCCTCCTATGCTTGGCTTCATCTACAACAGTGAGGTGAGCTCCGTCAGTCGCTTTGTCCCCACCACTGGGTCCTCCCTCCCATGCACTTTTGACCCCCAGCTGGCTGACTTCACCGTGTGCGACTGCCGCCACGGCCgtgtcctcctcgacaacggtgAGGTGCCGATGGAGCTTGTGGTCTGGGACCCAATGACGGACCGCCGAAAAGAGGTGAGCGACCCCCGCAGGTCTTTGTTCTATCTCGGGACCGCGGTGCTATGTGCTGTGGACGGCTGCGACCACGCCAGCTGCCACAAGGGCCCTTTCCATGTTGTTTTTGTCGGTATTGATGCGGAGGTGGGGAGTGTAACCGCCTACAAGTACTCGTCGGAGACGGGTGAGTGGAGCACGCCGACGTCTGAGCTTTCCCTCGTCGACGAGCATCACTTTGTCGTGGAGCTTGACCTCTTCGACGAGCTTGACCCCGTCGATGACGGCTACCTTACTGCGATGCACAGTGTGCTCGTTGAAGACTCCCTCCACTTCCTCCTCATGTCTGGGCCACAAGGCGCTCGAATTCTCAAGTACGACATAGGAAGGCATTACCTCTCTTTGATTGTCCTGCCGGCAGCGGCGGCTGTTTACGACCGGGGCACCCTTCTCATGGCAACAGAGGATGGAAGGCTGGGAGTCGCCCACCTGGACAAGCTCAGCCTTCACCTGTGGTCAAGGGAGGTGGGTCCTGACGGAATTGCAGCATGGACAGAACATAGAGTCATTAACCTCATACCGTTTCTCCCCATTGGAGATCCTGCGATCAAACTGGAGTTGATTGGCTCCGTGGAGGGTGCCAATATCATCTTCGCCACCACAGATCTTGGTGTCTACGCTATTGATCTCAAGTTGCTGCGGTCAAGAAAGTTGTGTGAAGGACAAGACATTCGGCCgctcttccccttcatgagcttctACAATCCACCAG AATGA